The genome window CTGCTCACCGCCGGGACGCCGGGCAAGCGCTTCGCGCTGCCGAACGCCGAGATCCTGATGCACCAGCCCTCGGCCGGCCTGGGCGGCTCCGCGACCGACATCCGGATCCAGGCCGAGCAGCTGCTCCGCATGAAGAAGCGGATGTCCGAGCTGATCTCCCAGCACAGCGGGCAGACCTTCGACCAGATCACCAAGGACTCCGACCGCGACCGCTGGTTCACCGCGGAGGAGGCCAAGGCCTACGGGCTGATCGACGACATCATGCACAGTGCCGCGGATGTCCCCGGCGGTGGCGGCACCGGCGCCTGAGCGCCGCCCCACCCCACCCCACCACGTCGGACCAGCCCCCGGAGGACGGACCCGCAATGAACCTTCCCAACACCCCCGCCGGCGACTACCTGCGCGCCCGTGCCGAGCTGACCTCCCCTCGGGCGGAGGGCCGCTACATCGTGCCGCGGTTCGTCGAGCGCACCTCGCAGGGCATCCGCGAGTACGACCCGTACGCCAAGCTGTTCGAGGAGCGGATCATCTTCCTCGGCTCGCAGGTGGACGACGTCTCGGCGAACGACGTCATGGCCCAGCTGCTCTGCCTGGAGTCGATGGACCCGGACCGCGAGATCCAGATGTACATCAACTCGCCCGGCGGCTCGTTCA of Kitasatospora viridis contains these proteins:
- a CDS encoding ATP-dependent Clp protease proteolytic subunit, with amino-acid sequence MTPRAAGGDVLGGLGDQVYNRLLGERIIFLGQQVDDDIANKITAQLLLLAAEPEKDIYLYINSPGGSITAGMAIYDTMQYIKNDVVTIAMGMAASMGQFLLTAGTPGKRFALPNAEILMHQPSAGLGGSATDIRIQAEQLLRMKKRMSELISQHSGQTFDQITKDSDRDRWFTAEEAKAYGLIDDIMHSAADVPGGGGTGA